The following is a genomic window from Chiloscyllium plagiosum isolate BGI_BamShark_2017 chromosome 27, ASM401019v2, whole genome shotgun sequence.
TCTGGCCTATTACAAGTCAATGAGATAACAAATGAAGTGAAAGGGATGTTTGCTGAAGCGAATGAGAGTGTGTAGTCTTAAAGTCTGACCTGTTGTGGTCTTCATTGCAACTGTTAAGTGGTATGTTGCTGCAGGAGAGTTAGATCGCTAACACCGTTTAATCTTTATTTCTTATCTTTGGGATTATATTTGATGGATCCGGGTTTTGATAGGAAGTTTATCTCAGAAATTATTTGTGTAGTGAGTCAAATAAATTCCTATGATGTCATAAGGAATGTCAAGGACCGAATATTTTAAGCAAACTAGCCCATTAGAACTGGTCCTGAAACAATAGCAAAATTGGCGTTTCCTAAGTACAGGCTTGTTCGTGTTAATGCATCGTTGTCATAATCTGGGGATTCCATAATTATTCTACTATTTGTTGCTATCCAGTTTTCCAAATTCAAGTTCAAAAGTGAGACAGAAgagctttattttaaaacttatgatcaagggaaacaaaattaaattgaaacCAGTAGTTAAATGAAAAAAACTAGCCCTGCCATGTCAAGCATTTTCAACATTGTGTTGTTTTATGAATGGTAGGTTTTTTGTGTGCAGTCATAATGGTAAGAGCAATTTTTTTGTCAGATGTATTACCACTGTTCTGTAATCAGCATTTTTTTCttaatggattttattgaaaatggTGAGTGCTAGCCTACCCTCTTGTACTGAAATGCTCTGGGGATCTCTGCTATGGTTATATCAATTGATTTGTTCCTATTCACTTATGTagttcaaaacttttaaaaattattgctgAACATTGAGATTATCTGTCATTATATGTTTATTTATGTGTCTCTTTTTCTGAATCAAATTCattgttcaattttattttggtATTTCAAGACTCATTGATGGTCATTGATGAGTGCTTAACTGAGATTAACAATGGTTCAGgcttagagtggcgctggaaaagcggaacaggaaaattgacttttcgggcaaaagcccttcgtcaggatcatccctgatgaagggcttttgctcgaattgtcaatttttaaaaaatctctctctgttcctctgatgctgtctgacttccagtgcttttccagcaccactctaatcttgactctaatctccagcatctgcagtacccaccccTGCATTAGCAATGATTCAGTCAACTAATTTCTATACAATTACTGGTAACCTTCGCATTTGTGAATTCTGATCTGGTGGTCCTTTCATTCTTTCTTGTAGTACCAACCCAGTATTTCGGCTTTCGGGAGCACAATTGTATTGTGCAAAAATCTTCATAAGTCATCTCAGACTCAGTTTAGTGTCTAGGATGCTGATGGTGTATGAAAATCTAGTGTGCGAAATGAAAAATGTTATTTGTACTGGGGAATTGGGCTGTTATTGGGGTTAAAGTATATTTTCAGGACAAAGTAAAAGAAGCTTTATCGTTTGAATATTGTGATGTGAGATCTTTTCTATAATAGTACTTTCTTTATTCAGTAGAGCTTTGTTCTATTTGCTCTTGAAATTGCTTGATTCTGCACTGCGTGCCAAAGTGAAAAATGATTCCAACTGTAGAACTAATATTCTTGTctttgaaaacaaattaaaaaattCTTTTCTGATCTTTTAAGGAAACATTTTTTGACAAATTCCTGGTCACGAAAGATGGAGATCACATCATATTACACTAAACTTCTGGGAGAACTAAATGAACAGCGGAAGCAGGACTTCTTCTGTGACTGCAGTATTATTGTGGAAGGGAGAATTTTCAAAGCTCACCGGAATATTCTGTTTGCTAACAGTGGGTACTTCAGAGCCTTGTTGATTCACTACATCCATGATAGTGGACGTCCTAGCACTGCCTCCCTGGACATTGTTACATCTGAGGCCTTTTCCATAATACTGGACTTTCTCTATTCTGGAAAGCTGAATCTTTGCAGTAAAAATGTCATTGAAGTGATGTCAGCTGCTAGTTACCTGCAGATGACTGATGTAGTCAGCTTTTGCAAACTGTATATCAGATCTTCTCTTGACATCTGTGTGAAAGATGAGAAAGATGATAACTGTAATCATGTGGAGAATGGGAATAATATCGCAGCCTTTGGAGATGCTGTGTCTTTTTGTAGAAATCAATGTCCAAACCCTGTTTCATCAGTTCAACAGCAGGAATCAAGCCCTGACAATAATCAAAGCATAACATGGAATGAGTGCAATTCTTATCATCCCATAGATCTTGTACAGAAAGATCAGGACAACCTTTCTCCAGAGAAACTTCATCCTCCATCACTACCCAAACTTCCAGAACCTAAAGTTGAGTTTGACGAGGACGAAGTGGAATCAGTTGACCGTTTCCGACAGTttacaccatctgccacagaTCAGGCTGAGGAAAGGCTGCAGACTGCCCCAGCTATGGAAATAGCCTATGAAAATTATCAGATGAAGCAATTCTTAGAGGTTTTATTGAGGACAGGGAATGTCCAGCGGAAGGAGGATCTGATACAGCACTTTTCCCGAGGGGCCCGTCCAGAGGATGGAGGGGGCTCCTTTTCCAATATGATGGATGTGCAGAGTGATTGGTATGGGGAGGATGCAGGTGAGATCCATATTGCTAATCAGTATCTAAATTAATTACATTGGTAACACTAGGAAGATATGCATTTATCTAGGGAATCTGTATGCTGATAATGTATCATATTCACTTCTACCGCTGATGACTAATCAGTAATTTAGATACTGTGAAATCACGTTGACGACTAATCCAGTAATTTTGGTATAGTGAAAACTTTCCATCCAATATGCCTTTCTCCATGAGAACATGGGGAACACTGAATTCTGTTGCCCACTATGTGCTCCTTTGTGAAACTGAAGTAATATTAAGGATGAAGTTAATTGAATCAACACTTAAAAGGGTTTGGAAATGTCAACCTTATTGATCTTAGATTGCCATAAAGTGACAGTGAgacattttttgtttaaaacccaCAGAAATTCCCATCCGGTTTAGTTTAAAATTACTCCAGTAAATAAGGGTCAGTATGGTTAACAATATACCCAGtgactgagagagagacagacagacagacacattgGAACTGTTAGTTAGATGCCAGTATTGCGCTATGGAAAATACTAACATTggttataaaggatgtgatagtAGGACACTTGGAAAATTATGGTTTAATTGGGCagcatcaacatggatttatgaaaggtaaCTCACATATGACAAACCTCATAAATGTTTTTCAAAGATGTTACTAACAGTGTTTCAGAAGAATTTGGATAAACTCCCACATTGATGGTTAGTAAACAAAATTAGCGTACAACATAGTGAGTAGTATACTGTGCTGGACTGAGGATTGGATAATGGGGAGACAAGTCTAGAAAATTGTAAACAGAATgccattaatcccaaaacactccttttataaattgaaaagaaacaaaacaccACTCGTATAATATTGCACCAGAATCTCTAAACCAATGCAACAGatcaggcagaatctgtggagcgagagcaagctaatgtttcaagtctagatggctctgatgaagagtcatataGACTCAAAAGGttagcctgctctgcctttgcacggatgctggctgacccgttgtgatttatagcattttttgttttcagtacagattccagcatctgcagtaatttgtcccTAAACCTCAGTAGATTTAAATCAGTTGAAATCACAACATTTAGACTAGAAATGCGATCAATACCAGGAAGAAGCTATCACATATCTGCTTAAATGCACTCAACTTTAAATaatctcttcagggttttattgcAACACAACTATCTGGGACCTGCACTCACTCTTCACTCTAAAGTAACTTACTTCACAATATATATATTTCCCTCTAGCACTTTTCTACCCACCCATCTTATTCCAAGGACTTTATAGGACTGCCTCACTCAAAAGTGAAATTAAAGTGTCAGTATGTCTCACTCGCTTGGCAGCCTGTgtttcccttcatcattttaaaaaatgaagttccAGAATATGCTAACAAACCTTGAATCCCACTATTTGCTGTGTTAAGTTGTAAAATAATcgaaataaacaaaaatcaattCACATTGGACAAAATCCATTCAATCTAAAGCCAGGTTTCAAAagccaattttaaaagaaatagcagcaaaaatatttacaaatcaaATGAGGCAAATACACACAAAACCCATTGGTTACTAATTCAAAACCAAAAGCCCAAACCctcaacattaaaaaaattataaatatgAATGTGGTTTTAGGGTGCTGGAGAAACActagcagatctgtcagcatttgtggagataaagctaacatttcgagtccagtgactctttgttGAACAGAAAAATCTGTCTCAGTTCCACAAATGTAAGTAATGACAGCACTTttacttccctaaaagacattagtggatcagatggggttttacaacaatggttGCTTGTCATCATTGAacttttaattacagatttttattaaattcaaatttaaacatcTGTCATGGAGCGATTTCAACGTGGGTTCTCAGAACATTGGACTCGTCATCCAAATAACTAGGTAGTGATGACATCAGTATGTCATTACCTTCCCACTTCCATGCATTCCTAAATCTAAATACACAGAAAATAACAGTGGTCTTAGAACAGAATTCTATGGCACACTGCTACCTGCTGTTATCCACAATGTGAAGCTgctttcaattccaccctctgtgtcctCTTTCCTAACCAGTTTTTAACCCATTTTGAAGGATCACTGGGCTGATTCTGGATATAGAAGAACTGCTTatggaggaaaggttgagtaggttaggcctgtacaaattggaatttagatgaatgagaggtgatcttattgaaacgtgcaacattcttaggggacttgacagtgtagatgtggaaagattgtttctccttgtgggagtatCTAGGATCAGAGGATGTAACTTCAGAATAAGtgattgcacatttaagacagaggcatTTCTTACTTGATGGTAGTAAATCTGAAATTGTTCCCGCGAAGAGCTGTTGAGGTCAGATTGCTTAGAATATTCAGGACTAAAATAGATCAGTAGCAAACCAAGAGTTATGGGGTAAAGTTAGGAAAAAAGAGTTGAAGGTAATCAGATCAGTcctggtctcattgaatggtggaataaatttgatggactgaatggtttctGCTCCTGCATTTTATGGTCTGCATTCAAAAACAACAAAGGTACAGCAGAACTTTATAAAACAATGGCTAGGCCTCAGCTGTAGTATGACATCCAACTTTGGGCACCACAATTTAGGAATGATGTCAAAGCCTTTGAAGAATGATGGTGACTCTTGGTATCACATTCCTATTTGGTGATCTCTTGCCTTAGCCTTCTGATTTTTAGAAGAGCTTGATCATGAGATGAAAGGTGTGCAGAAATCCTTGTGAAACTATTTCCTATTTTTATTCTTGCTTGCCCTGCTCCTTGAGTGATAGAAGTAAGCAAATTCCAGGACACTGTTCTGAGATTCCCAGTATGTGTTTTTGACCACAGATATTTAATGCGGGATTATACAGAGATGCGGCAAAGTAGCAACTGTTGATGATTGATAGTTGCTTAGCATGTTGAAGGTAAATATAAAGTGTGCAATCTGTAGTGAAccagagtgtgtgggagagagggcaTGAATATTCCATTCTTATAACAGTTGAGATTGGATAACTTCAAAAACTTGCTCTTTAGATCTGCAGCATTGGTGATGCTGCATTTACTATGTCTGACTCTAATACTAAATTAGTCTCACAAACTATTCCTTTCCTTCCACTCATTAAATTGCTGGAGGGCTGCTAAttatacattttaagaattgAAAGCCATAGAATGTGGACATTTCCAGCAATTAGACTATGGAGGGTGGGAGTAAAGGGAATAACGAGCAGTATTTTCCCACAGGAAGTATCTGGTAACATCCGGAAGCTGGAACCTGATTCTTTTCTTTCACCCCATCTCCTTTCCTATAAATGTTGTTAACTTAGGCAGGTTAACTAACTTTACAGATTTTATTCCTAGTTTGTGTAATGTAGTCTCTCTGATCTAGTGCCTTTGTATCATGTGGTAGCCCacaacattttttcaagatgtatTTCATATTTTTATTGCCTTTTACAACAAAATAATGTGTTTCTTCTCATTGAACAACACGTGAAAATTCTGAGATTCGATCCTTAGCTTGTGTTGTTAGGTGAGCTCCTTAGGGATAACAATAAGTCACTACAGTTTTGCTTAACACACCtaggaagggcatggaagatgATCCTGCGTTCGACCTGTCATCTGTTGAGTAAGTTGTTTTATGATTTGAGATTTGGGTGATGACTAGTCTGGCCTTCAGTTTGCTGTTCTTTACCATTGAGCCATTTGCATGGATGATGTCCAATTGTGCAAGTTCTGGCATTTGCAGAACCATGCTTCACCAAACAATCAATACTTTCAGGAAAAGAAATGAGTGGTGGAAGAAATTTTGCTGGGAACAGGGTAAGCTAGCATCATCTAGAGCTGCCAATATGTGGTGTAATTGTATTCTGTGAACTAATCCTGTGATGCTCCTGTTAAATGTGCAgtaaaaagtgaaaataaatatAAACGCAATACTATAAGATTCAAAGTAATGATTGTCTGCAGTTTTCAGGAATACTTCATTAAGATTGTGCAGAACTTTGACAGAGAACAATGCAGTTATATTTTGATTTTTGGGGTTATTCCCATCATATTGTAAAATGTTTTTTAGTGCACTTGATGTTTCATTATTTCAGATGAAGATGTATTCCTATAGTTGCTTTCTAAACAATATTCTCCACATTGGCTATCACATTGCCCCCTCCGTACTGAGTGGTTGACTTGAGATTTCTATGTTATGATTCTGATGATTTTTGTTTCTAGGGAATGGAATAATTGTGCCAAAAAAGATCTATAAGTGCCCGTTCTGCACTTACACAGCTAAGCAGAAAGGAATCCTAAAACGACACATGCGCTCACACACTGGAGAGCGCCCATACCCATGTGAGACCTGTGGaaaaaggttcaccagacttgagCATCTCCGAAGCCATGCTTTAAGTGTGAGTAATGTTTGCATATTTTAGCTTTTAACGTTCAAATGGTTATTAGGTAAAATCTTTTGCCGTAACCTTCACAATGTCTGGTTATCATATTTCTTCAGCACCTAATTTTTACAGTCATTCTTGACCAATTTAAACTCTGAATTCAAGGCACAATCCAAGGACTTGAGTACACAGTCTAGACTGTCAGTCAACTGCTGAAGTGTAGAGTTTGCCATTTCTGTTACATTTAAAATGATGCCCTATCTGCCCCACAAAGTGGATACAAGAATTCTCACAAcattattttcaagaaagagcttTGGAGTCTTTCCTGCCAATATTTTCCCCTTAGATCATATATAAACAGACGATCTGATTATGGCATTGCTGTCTGTAGGAGATTGACATGTGCAAATTTGCTGCCACACTTCTGATATTACAGCAGTCACTCTATTTCAAAAGCAGTTAATAGAATTTGGGATGTCCTAAGGTCATAAAAAGCACCTTATGAAGTTATTTTTAGGCTACTACAGCAAATACATTCACGGATGGTACTTATACCTCGCTGATGTGCTGGTTTCATGTTTTTTATTTTCTTCTACCTTTACAATATTTATCCTAATTTGCTATTCTACTTTGGGCTGATCTTCAAAGCTTAGAATGTTACGCCATATTGTAGGGTAATTTCATCAAAATCTCTTCTTCAGTATTGCTATTTATTCAATTCACACTGGCCCCACTTTTGTAGTTTCCTATTTGATTTAATACACTCTCATCAACAAATTTCATGTTAGACATAGTTGTACACTTGCTTCAACAATGTTATTTGGTAGAGAACTGCATTATAACCATCTTTGTGGTTGgccttctctgtttctctctccctctgtgtgtgtctctctcccctcctctccTATGTATGTCTCTCTCACCCTGCCTTTCCATCGGAGTCTGTGTATCACTTCCTCCCTCTGtgtctctccctccctgtgtcccagctgtgtcagccatgattctattgactGGCAGAGTAGGTTCAAGagactgaacagcctactcccTTTGCTGTTTCTTGTGGTTCTTATAGTCTTAATACGGTCTAACTTCTCAAGCTTGTAGCTATAATTGCTCGTCCCTAATAAGCTCTGAGTGAATGATTGCTGCATGTTTCTCATTGCTTTTAGAAAGTGTACTTCATAAGATGGGATGCTCAAAACTCTAAACATTCTATTGTAACTTGAACTTAAGAACATGTACAAATTTGACATTGACTCCTTATTTCAATACTACATGCCACTAGATACAGAATTATGGATTCTATTTTCACAATATGATATCTCCTTGGGTGCAAGAGCTAAATTGGGTGAAAGCAAATTCCAATATATTTGGCAGAAAAGGACAAAATGAGAGTTCAGGACTAACATGTTcttgtgaggatgaaagataaggatagCAATATTCAGAAACCTTGGATGAGAAGAGGTATTAAAAGTTTAGTTAAAAAGGGAAAAGGAAGCATGTGAAaaatttaggaaactgaaatcacaCAAGGTCCTTGGAGAATGTAAAGGAAGGAgtaaagaacttaaacaaggcaCTTTAAACATACTAGGAGCAAGAAGGTACTttgggaaagggtaggtccagcCAAGGAGAAAGGGAAGTTGTgtagagccagaggaagtgggtgaggtccttaatgaatacttcgcATCAGTATTCAtcatggagaaggatgtggatgatggtaagattgGGGAGTgttatgttgatattctagggcttATCGGTGTTAAGGAGGAGATGGttttgggtgtc
Proteins encoded in this region:
- the LOC122563700 gene encoding zinc finger and BTB domain-containing protein 8B-like, which encodes MEITSYYTKLLGELNEQRKQDFFCDCSIIVEGRIFKAHRNILFANSGYFRALLIHYIHDSGRPSTASLDIVTSEAFSIILDFLYSGKLNLCSKNVIEVMSAASYLQMTDVVSFCKLYIRSSLDICVKDEKDDNCNHVENGNNIAAFGDAVSFCRNQCPNPVSSVQQQESSPDNNQSITWNECNSYHPIDLVQKDQDNLSPEKLHPPSLPKLPEPKVEFDEDEVESVDRFRQFTPSATDQAEERLQTAPAMEIAYENYQMKQFLEVLLRTGNVQRKEDLIQHFSRGARPEDGGGSFSNMMDVQSDWYGEDAGNGIIVPKKIYKCPFCTYTAKQKGILKRHMRSHTGERPYPCETCGKRFTRLEHLRSHALSVHRSNRPIVCKGCRRTFTSNLQHGARRFGLCDSCTCVMTTNEETSPVNLSQTEQVLENQEKEDKDASWPVYIESSEENESAGDNMDDKQQIQRNLTDGEGFI